In Nostoc sp. CENA543, a single genomic region encodes these proteins:
- a CDS encoding DUF2288 domain-containing protein — MSDLRKELSETLDEAEWEWLIPHVQRDAVIVVSLDLDLLDVGEAIATDNTSSVQQWIENQLITKPSNTQMGEWNSDRTKRFNTLILQPYVLVQEIAA; from the coding sequence ATGTCAGATTTAAGAAAGGAATTATCAGAAACTTTAGATGAAGCTGAGTGGGAATGGTTGATTCCTCATGTGCAGAGAGATGCTGTGATTGTGGTGTCACTAGATTTAGATTTACTAGATGTTGGTGAGGCGATCGCTACTGATAATACATCATCGGTGCAGCAATGGATTGAGAATCAATTGATTACGAAACCTTCTAACACTCAAATGGGAGAATGGAATAGCGATCGCACCAAGCGATTTAACACTCTAATTCTTCAACCTTATGTTTTAGTGCAAGAGATTGCAGCTTAA
- a CDS encoding ATP-binding protein: MLTELWLTIGMKISHKLLLSFVSISLLTSVVGVVAIAQSKKIAETLAIKEAEEVAQVLATSIVHHSATHGESIFSNELQTYVLQLHHLQRRDIEVVNRETRIVADVVPDDIGTILEGKQGKEVQKTIQDGQTRTLLENSDDYPQGIELIVVPLKRDQNQIDGAVILEWSSLYEEAIAQVQPTIIIIAITSLSCVILALTLGWQISSSIAKPLQSMTDVAQTVTQKSNFDLKVPIITKDETGLLAIAFNHLIERVKTLLAEKEQRSEELQQALSDLHNTQLQLVQTEKMSSLGQLVAGVAHEINNPVNFIYGNIIHIDKYTQDLLKLLQAYQYQYPNPPQTLQKILDDIELDFLYEDLSKLLQSMRVGTQRIRQIVLSLRNFSRLDEAECKAVDLHEGLDNTLLILQHRLKDTSESFAIEVIKNYGQLPLVECYPAQLNQVFMNVLLNAIDAVEESAQQQTTAKLWISTQLIADNQVQILIADNGTGIPEKMRSRIFEPFFTTKPTGKGTGLGLSISYKIITEKHHGKMWFESRLGEGSEFIIAIPVHQCEISG; encoded by the coding sequence ATGTTGACTGAGTTATGGCTGACTATCGGTATGAAAATTTCTCATAAACTGCTTTTAAGCTTTGTTAGTATTTCCTTATTAACAAGTGTTGTAGGTGTGGTTGCGATCGCCCAAAGTAAAAAAATTGCGGAGACTCTAGCAATCAAAGAAGCTGAAGAAGTTGCTCAAGTACTTGCTACTTCTATTGTTCACCATTCTGCTACTCATGGAGAATCGATTTTTTCTAACGAACTACAAACCTACGTGTTACAGTTGCATCATTTGCAACGAAGAGACATTGAAGTTGTCAATCGGGAAACGCGAATTGTAGCAGATGTGGTTCCCGACGATATTGGAACTATCCTTGAGGGTAAACAAGGTAAGGAAGTTCAGAAAACTATACAAGATGGTCAGACAAGAACTCTTCTAGAAAATAGCGACGATTATCCCCAAGGGATTGAATTAATTGTTGTTCCTCTCAAAAGGGATCAAAATCAGATTGATGGTGCTGTCATTTTAGAATGGTCATCGCTGTATGAAGAAGCGATCGCCCAAGTTCAACCGACAATCATTATTATCGCTATCACTAGCTTAAGCTGTGTGATTCTGGCTCTAACTCTAGGGTGGCAAATTTCCAGTAGCATTGCTAAACCCTTACAATCTATGACAGATGTTGCCCAAACAGTCACCCAGAAGTCTAACTTTGACCTCAAAGTCCCGATCATCACTAAAGATGAAACTGGCTTATTAGCGATCGCATTCAACCATCTGATTGAACGTGTAAAAACCCTACTGGCGGAAAAAGAACAGCGTTCTGAAGAACTTCAACAAGCCTTAAGTGATCTGCACAACACCCAATTGCAACTAGTGCAAACTGAAAAGATGTCCAGTTTGGGTCAACTTGTGGCTGGGGTCGCTCACGAAATTAACAACCCAGTAAATTTTATTTATGGCAACATTATTCATATTGATAAATATACTCAAGACCTGCTGAAATTGCTACAAGCGTACCAATATCAATACCCCAATCCACCCCAAACACTACAAAAAATCCTAGATGATATAGAACTTGATTTTCTGTATGAAGACCTGAGCAAACTGTTACAATCGATGCGAGTAGGTACACAGAGAATTCGACAAATTGTTTTATCTCTCCGTAACTTCTCTCGACTAGATGAAGCTGAATGTAAAGCAGTCGACCTCCATGAAGGTCTTGATAATACACTGCTGATTTTGCAACATCGTCTCAAGGACACATCAGAATCTTTTGCTATTGAAGTCATTAAAAATTACGGACAATTACCTTTGGTTGAGTGCTATCCTGCACAACTCAATCAAGTATTTATGAACGTACTATTGAATGCAATTGATGCGGTAGAAGAATCAGCGCAACAACAGACAACAGCTAAATTGTGGATTTCAACTCAATTAATTGCTGACAATCAGGTACAAATTTTGATCGCAGACAACGGTACAGGTATACCTGAAAAAATGCGATCGCGAATTTTTGAGCCTTTTTTCACTACCAAACCTACAGGTAAAGGTACAGGCTTGGGTTTATCAATTAGCTACAAAATCATCACCGAAAAACATCATGGTAAGATGTGGTTTGAATCCAGATTGGGGGAAGGTAGCGAATTTATAATTGCCATCCCTGTTCACCAGTGTGAAATTTCAGGATAG
- a CDS encoding YdcF family protein gives MWWGYKEAQNNHEPPEAVIVLGGSTKNLEREKFTAQFARQYPNLPIMISGGSPPTYTKSVFTKAGISPKRLHLDYEAVDTVTNFTTLVDDLQARKIKNVYLITSDFHMRRACVIGEIILGSRGIRFKPVPVPSQTPPEPIEKSIRDGARALFWVATGYTGAEEVKHQR, from the coding sequence ATGTGGTGGGGATATAAGGAAGCACAAAATAATCATGAACCGCCAGAAGCCGTTATTGTTTTAGGTGGCTCAACCAAAAACTTAGAAAGAGAAAAATTTACTGCTCAGTTTGCTCGTCAGTATCCCAATTTACCAATCATGATTTCTGGCGGTAGTCCCCCTACATACACTAAAAGCGTATTTACGAAGGCTGGTATCAGTCCTAAAAGATTACATTTAGACTATGAAGCGGTGGATACAGTCACAAACTTTACTACATTAGTAGATGATTTACAAGCACGTAAAATTAAGAATGTTTATTTAATTACCTCAGATTTTCATATGCGCCGTGCTTGCGTGATTGGTGAGATCATTTTAGGTAGTCGTGGAATTCGTTTTAAACCAGTACCAGTACCGTCTCAAACTCCTCCTGAACCCATTGAAAAATCCATCCGTGATGGAGCGAGAGCCTTATTTTGGGTAGCGACAGGTTACACAGGTGCAGAGGAGGTTAAACATCAGCGTTGA